A genomic stretch from Alosa sapidissima isolate fAloSap1 chromosome 3, fAloSap1.pri, whole genome shotgun sequence includes:
- the cbx8a gene encoding chromobox protein homolog 8a → MELSAVGERVFAAESIIKRRIRRGRMEYLVKWKGWSQKYSTWEPEENILDERLFAAFEERERERELYGPKKRGPKPETFLMKARAKAKGKSYEFRREMSRGMHVSYPIAEPVITPRAREGLRTVVPTIFPPSTVNRGESVRPQELERRPRPTGSPTRVTDGFVSTPKKRGPKPKLRFNVSAGNCAYPDASKRRSDEQLAYGTSKLGRYGHHEGEMSDCSVSQVTERYKTNSQKTMGAATSGYHLIQASALGKPRHDIQGHRTVKECPSATSHQSKGHIPSRPRLYEEEEDLETEQSGSKHLVPSIFGDQTPDHSADAFWRPSMSNMEKVVVTDVTSNFLTVTIKESTTDKGFFREKR, encoded by the exons ATGGAGCTATCCGCGGTCGGAGAGCGAGTCTTTGCGGCCGAATCCATAATCAAACGGCGCATAAGACGA GGTCGGATGGAATACCTCGTGAAATGGAAAGGCTGGTCTCAAAA ATACAGCACCTGGGAACCTGAGGAAAATATTTTGGACGAACGTCTTTTTGCAGCCTTCGAAGAGag AGAACGTGAACGGGAGCTTTATGGGCCGAAAAAAAGAGGTCCAAAACCTGAGACTTTCCTGATGAAG GCTAGAGCAAAGGCTAAAGGGAAATCTTATGAATTCCGAAGAGAGATGTCACGAGGAATGCACGTTTCCTATCCTATTGCTGAACCTGTCATAACTCCCAGAGCGCGCGAAGGTCTGCGCACTGTGGTACCTACAATATTTCCACCGAGTACAGTCAACAGGGGAGAAAGCGTCCGACCACAGGAGTTGGAGAGAAGACCACGACCAACAGGATCGCCTACAAGAGTTACCGACGGCTTTGTCAGCACGCCTAAGAAAAGAGGGCCGAAACCCAAATTAAGGTTCAATGTCAGTGCAGGCAACTGCGCTTACCCCGATGCCTCAAAGAGAAGGTCAGATGAGCAGCTAGCCTACGGGACCTCTAAACTGGGAAGGTATGGTCATCATGAAGGTGAAATGTCAGACTGCAGCGTTTCTCAAGTGACTGAAAGATATAAGACAAACTCTCAAAAAACGATGGGGGCTGCTACCAGCGGTTACCATCTCATCCAGGCATCTGCTCTCGGCAAACCAAGACATGATATTCAGGGCCACAGAACTGTTAAAGAATGCCCAAGTGCAACGTCACATCAGTCTAAAGGCCACATTCCAAGCAGGCCTCGGTtatatgaggaggaggaggatttaGAGACGGAACAGTCTGGTTCAAAACATTTAGTGCCAAGCATTTTTGGTGATCAGACGCCTGATCATTCTGCAGATGCATTCTGGCGTCCATCCATGTCAAACATGGAGAAAGTTGTCGTCACAGATGTTACCAGTAATTTTTTAACAGTTACCATTAAAGAAAGTACTACAGACAAGGGCTTTTTCAGAGAAAAGAGATGa
- the cbx4 gene encoding E3 SUMO-protein ligase CBX4: protein MDLPAVGEHVFAVEGIEKKRIRRGRIEYLVKWRGWSPKYNTWEPEENILDPRLLVAFQNRERQEQLLGYRKRGPKPKHLLVQLPAFARRSSILANFQDSSQDEENQIKLDSIPMHRSQPQQYQLNSKKHHHYLPNSQEVSPEPHTHGKKKYFYQLNSKKHHHYQPDPKMYDVQFAKVKETKPQGPPSQSWNLPPSLQQKWVRDKDTGCLSKVKDLIVEPKKPSTNTSQPEQQPNTSPKEGSLPNAVSSKMKIIKNKNKNGRIIIVMSKYMDSNVSSTDLANGDTLRSPRQGGEPEDSGTDHSPEQAKVTSHQEDGTAEKDSRGRSLDYKKERSFKEHRIPKERNIDEEHCRIDTLEGQFNTKVDQPLQLTNKTSPVPSAPLEVSRCHSVPNDRKRTLLEPVEHGSDCKKFLCSRSTSAPSTVSSPYQSEPMNLHLGDQCTRNGYSAFAGANPDEPIDLSLWKSPKQVEPTAGAPTSDQQSAETPKRPEEPESHFKPFQGNVVITDITTNCLTVTFKEYVSI, encoded by the exons ATGGATCTACCTGCCGTCGGCGAACACGTCTTCGCTGTGGAGGGAATCGAGAAGAAGCGCATACGGAGG GGCAGAATCGAGTACCTGGTGAAATGGAGAGGATGGTCCCCAAA GTACAACACGTGGGAACCGGAGGAAAACATTCTTGATCCTAGGCTTCTGGTGGCATTTCAAAACAG agagagacaggagcagCTGTTAGGATATCGGAAACGAGGACCAAAGCCAAAACATCTGTTAGTCCAG CTCCCTGCATTTGCCAGAAGATCTAGCATTCTCGCCAACTTCCAGGATTCATCCCAAGATGAAGAAAACCAAATCAAGCTAGACTCCATTCCCATGCACCGTTCCCAGCCTCAGCAGTATCAGCTGAACAGCAAGAAGCACCACCATTACTTGCCCAACAGTCAGGAGGTATcaccagagccacacacacatggcaaaaAGAAATACTTTTACCAGCTCAACAGCAAAAAACATCATCATTACCAACCGGACCCTAAGATGTATGATGTGCAGTTTGCtaaggtgaaagagacaaaaccTCAGGGCCCTCCAAGTCAGAGCTGGAACCTACCCCCATCCTTGCAGCAGAAGTGGGTCAGGGACAAAGACACTGGCTGCCTGAGCAAAGTGAAAGATCTCATTGTGGAACCAAAGAAACCATCTACCAACACAAGCCAACCAGAGCAGCAGCCCAACACAAGCCCGAAAGAAGGCAGCCTTCCCAATGCCGTCAGCAGCAAGATGAagataattaaaaacaaaaacaagaatgGCAGGATCATTATTGTCATGAGTAAGTACATGGACAGCAATGTGTCATCGACGGACTTGGCAAATGGAGACACTTTAAGGTCTCCTCGCCAGGGTGGAGAACCTGAGGACAGTGGCACAGACCACTCCCCAGAGCAGGCCAAGGTCACGAGCCACCAGGAAGACGGCACAGCAGAGAAGGATTCTAGAGGTCGCTCTCTGGATTATAAAAAAGAAAGGTCCTTCAAAGAGCACAGAATCCCAAAAGAAAGAAACATTGATGAGGAGCATTGTAGAATAGATACTTTGGAGGGTCAGTTTAATACCAAAGTAGATCAACCTTTACAGCTTACTAATAAAACAAGCCCTGTGCCAAGTGCCCCACTGGAGGTAAGCAGATGTCATTCAGTCCCAAATGATCGGAAGCGGACCTTGTTGGAGCCTGTAGAGCACGGGTCAGACTGTAAAAAGTTTCTGTGCTCAAGGAGCACAAGTGCCCCTAGTACAGTATCTTCCCCTTACCAGAGCGAACCTATGAACCTACACCTTGGTGACCAGTGTACAAGGAATGGTTACAGTGCGTTTGCAGGCGCCAACCCTGACGAACCCATTGATCTGAGCTTGTGGAAGTCTCCGAAACAGGTAGAGCCCACTGCGGGGGCTCCTACCTCTGACCAACAGTCAGCGGAGACTCCAAAGAGGCCAGAGGAACCCGAGAGCCATTTCAAACCATTTCAGGGCAACGTTGTCATTACTGATATCACAACAAACTGCCTCACGGTGACCTTTAAGGAATATGTCTCCATCTGA